In Anopheles cruzii chromosome X, idAnoCruzAS_RS32_06, whole genome shotgun sequence, one genomic interval encodes:
- the LOC128267834 gene encoding protein spindle-F-like: MSGVKSRDPNESECYVQVTQHGALQAALQTLKERCQTLQKRISTLEDENLALRTTQTKTTGERGQGRSTTSMEVELLRHNVLELSRQKAQLAEQIAMIAGENRQLWGRLSQIVKDFPLASCMGERQVDSGDDGTNTIREPLVDPAGASPGTPAQNLIRSRTFTKNAPNPKLRARLPHSTMDEQLLNLEDVSLLNACEFLEKDGYNTGNELPSLGLTGSQSEELLEVALEANPDLRHYTDGLLAMQLEVTRQQLGLKSVLNQLQLKKELCRRCKHRQQQTTSAEKKPIMKDVTVEVTEGELVHVAERRPCASRTNGVHDQQPKPMETSGGMMDSSATDELPLGSRTLDLLQEKLRANSLDKMCPMCGKLYAAQAPFNDFQHHVESHFLEDGELGDLSLDRTYEYVSQTVGNF; the protein is encoded by the exons ATGAGTGGCGTCAAATCAAGAGATCCGAACGAAAGCGAGTGTTACGTGCAGGTAACACAGCATGGGGCGTTGCAAGCGGCACTGCAGACGCTGAAGGAACGCTGCCAAACGTTGCAGAAGCGTATCTCGACTCTCGAGGATGAAAACTTAGCACTGCGGACGACGCAAACCAAGACAACTGGCGAGCGGGGACAGGGTCGCTCAACCACATCAATGGAGGTGGAACTGTTACGTCACAACGTGTTGGAGCTATCCCGTCAGAAAGCCCAGCTGGCCGAGCAGATCGCGATGATAGCGGGCGAAAATAGGCAGCTATGGGGTCGGCTTTCACAAATCGTGAAAGACTTTCCACTAGCCTCTTGCATGGGCGAACGGCAAGTCGACAGTGGTGATGATGGAACGAACACTATCAGAGAGCCACTTGTCGATCCAGCCGGTGCTTCGCCCGGGACTCCGGCACAGAACCTTATTCGCTCGCGAACTTTTACTAAAAACGCTCCAAACCCGAAACTACGTGCACGCTTGCCGCACAGTACCATGGACGAACAACTGCTAAACCTGGAAGACGTTTCGCTGCTCAATGCATGCGAGTTTCTTGAGAAAGATGGGTACAATACCGGCAATGAACTGCCGTCATTGGGGCTCACTGGTTCGCAGAGCGAGGAACTGCTTGAAGTGGCACTTGAAGCGAACCCCGACTTGCGCCACTACACTGACGGgctgctggcgatgcaacTCGAAGTCACCCGACAACAGCTTGGCCTGAAAAGCGTCCTCAATCAACTGCAGTTGAAAAAGG AACTTTGTCGACGTTGCAAGCatcgccaacaacaaacgactTCTGCCGAAAAAAAGCCTATCATGAAAGATGTTACAGTTGAAGTGACTGAGGGTGAGCTCGTGCATGTGGCTGAAAGGCGACCATGCGCTTCCCGTACCAACGGCGTCCATGACCAACAGCCCAAACCTATGGAAACTTCAGGCGGCATGATGGACAGCAGTGCAACAGACGAGCTACCACTCGGCTCCCGAACCCTCGATCTACTGCAGGAGAAGCTGCGCGCCAACAGTCTAGATAAAATGTGCCCGATGTGTGGTAAACTGTACGCGGCCCAGGCACCGTTCAACGACTTTCAGCATCACGTCGAGTCCCACTTCCTTGAAGACGGTGAACTAGGCGATCTTAGTCTGGACCGAACGTACGAGTACGTCTCGCAAACAGTCGGAAACTTCTGA